The following are encoded in a window of Drosophila simulans strain w501 chromosome 3L, Prin_Dsim_3.1, whole genome shotgun sequence genomic DNA:
- the LOC120284775 gene encoding probable ATP-dependent RNA helicase DDX52 isoform X3, producing the protein MEERAVLANIASIITKDLLIDQPSVDINSGIYPLLSFDEDDDEAEIFALMQRKRALASGRKRRISQEPEDQKQDAKMPKLEWHYPELNLLHRYTDAQFESNIHMRKLTFLKIQQALEKTLCGITMPGYPSPPSQTMVSLALWKLSTDEHFEEIARKFRLPWALCQQVVRAFWHCISDNYESFIKWPNSLAAQRSTLQGYQRMDRLRCFRELFGIITLKRLEVFLESEHADVPVVLQLICNAERKIVDCYVELAMEYSFEDSPIGQTLALNPRTMPAGSYLIGNEVFPLKSYLMRPIEAECFRKDAMFNEVSKHEEPVKSEESDNDDEDTTEFRLLDGESSNQPKRKKPKKEKTLSPKELELQRAAEEANETRKQYGIRVLGKNVPPPVDSFGTLTRDFKMLPRLQQNLLSRNFDRPTPIQMQALPVLLQRRALMACAPTGSGKTLAFLTPIIDGLRVHKTTGLRALVLAPTRELAQQIYRECAELTRETGLRTHFISKVSEAKQKHGAECKQRYDILVSTPNRVRFLLQQEPPLLDLSHVEWFVLDEADRLMEEGQNNFKEQLDDIYAACSHPTKCVAFFSATYTVPVAKWALRHLKNLVRITIGVQNSATETVQQELLFVGSEGGKLVAMRDLVRQGLQPPVLVFVQSKERAKQLFEELLYDGINVDVIHAERSQHQRDNCVRAFREGSIWVLICTELMGRGIDFKGVNLVINYDFPPTTISYIHRIGRTGRAGRPGRAITFFTQEDTSNLRSIALIIKNSGGTVPEYMLQMKKVRKSEAKMRAKKPLDREDISTKIRPETKGDDKHKSAKLKKVEKTEKILKNRKGNEKDLKTKQKKLSNIKAEIKPAGKKKGNTKTKSKNI; encoded by the exons ATGGAGGAACGCGCTGTGCTCGCCAACATTGCGTCCATAATCACCAAGGATTTGCTGATTGACCAGCCGTCCGTGGACATCAATTCAGGAATTTATCCGCTGTTGTCTttcgacgaggacgacgatgagGCGGAGATTTTCGCTTTGATGCAGCGAAAACGGGCGTTGGCTTCCGGCCGGAAGCGCAGGATCTCCCAAGAACCGGAGGACCAGAAACAGGACGCAAAGATGCCCAAGCTGGAGTGGCACTACCCGGAACTCAACCTACTGCACCGCTACACGGATGCCCAGTTCGAGTCCAACATCCACATGCGCAAGCTAACATTCCTG AAAATCCAGCAAGCCCTAGAGAAAACTTTATGTGGAATCACGATGCCTGGCTATCCCAGTCCGCCGTCGCAGACCATGGTGTCCTTGGCCCTGTGGAAGCTGTCCACCGACGAGCACTTCGAGGAGATCGCCCGCAAATTTCGACTGCCCTGGGCTCTCTGCCAGCAGGTGGTGCGGGCATTCTGGCACTGCATCTCTGATAATTACGAGAGCTTTATTAAGTGGCCAAACTCACTGGCGGCCCAGCGGAGCACCCTGCAGGGATATCAAAGAATGGACAGACTGCGCTGCTTTCGGGAACTGTTTGGCATCATAACGCTGAAGCGACTGGAAGTATTTCTGGAGTCGGAGCACGCCGATGTGCCGGTGGTGCTCCAGTTAATCTGCAATGCCGAGCGGAAGATCGTCGACTGCTACGTTGAGCTGGCCATGGAGTACAGCTTCGAGGACTCCCCCATTGGCCAGACATTGGCCCTGAATCCGAGGACCATGCCGGCGGGCAGCTATCTCATCGGCAACGAGGTGTTTCCCCTCAAATCCTACCTGATGCGGCCCATTGAGGCCGAGTGCTTCCGCAAGGATGCGATGTTCAACGAAGTTTCTAAACACGAGGAGCCGGTGAAAAGCGAAGAGTCagataatgatgatgaagatACCACAGAGTTCCGTCTCTTGGACGGGGAATCCAGCAACCAACCCAAACGCAAGAAGCCGAAGAAAGAGAAGACACTGTCCCCCAAGGAATTAGAGCTTCAAAGGGCAGCCGAAGAGGCAAACGAGACGCGAAAGCAGTATGGCATTAGGGTGCTGGGCAAGAATGTTCCTCCACCGGTGGACAGTTTCGGAACTTTGACCAGGGACTTTAAGATGCTGCCTCGCCTGCAGCAGAACCTACTGTCCCGCAACTTCGACCGCCCCACGCCGATCCAGATGCAGGCGCTGCCCGTGCTCCTCCAGCGACGAGCGCTAATGGCCTGTGCACCCACTGGATCCGGCAAAACGCTGGCCTTCCTCACACCCATCATCGATGGCCTGAGGGTGCACAAGACAACTGGACTAAGAGCTCTGGTCCTTGCTCCCACTCGCGAGTTGGCGCAGCAAATCTACCGCGAGTGTGCGGAACTCACCCGCGAAACGGGTCTGCGCACCCACTTCATCAGCAAGGTGAGCGAGGCCAAGCAGAAACATGGTGCCGAGTGCAAGCAACGCTACGACATCCTCGTCTCCACGCCAAACCGCGTGAGGTTCCTCCTGCAGCAGGAGCCACCACTGCTGGATTTGTCCCACGTCGAGTGGTTCGTGCTGGACGAAGCAGATCGCCTGATGGAGGAAGGACAAAACAACTTCAAAGAGCAGTTAGACGACATATATGCCGCGTGCTCACATCCAACCAAGTGCGTGGCCTTTTTTAGTGCAACCTACACTGTGCCAGTGGCCAAATGGGCTCTACGTCACCTCAAAAACCTAGTGCGCATAACCATTGGAGTGCAAAATAGCGCCACGGAAACGGTTCAACAGGAGCTGCTGTTCGTCGGTTCCGAGGGCGGTAAGCTGGTGGCCATGCGAGACCTTGTGCGCCAGGGTCTCCAGCCGCCGGTGCTCGTTTTCGTTCAAAGCAAGGAGCGTGCCAAGCAGCTGTTCGAGGAGCTGCTCTACGACGGCATCAACGTGGACGTGATCCATGCTGAAAGGAGTCAACATCAGCGCGACAACTGCGTGAGAGCGTTCCGAGAGGGCAGCATTTGGGTGCTCATCTGTACGGAGCTCATGGGCCGCGGCATTGACTTCAAGGGTGTCAATCTGGTGATCAACTACGACTTCCCGCCCACCACCATCTCGTACATTCATCGGATCGGCAGAACGGGACGCGCTGGACGACCGGGACGCGCAATAACGTTTTTCACACAAGAGGACACGTCCAATTTAAGAAG CATCGCgctcataattaaaaattcggGAGGCACCGTTCCGGAATATAtgctgcaaatgaaaaagGTTCGCAAATCGGAGGCCAAGATGCGAGCCAAGAAACCGTTGGATCGCGAGGACATTTCGACCAAGATACGACCGGAGACGAAAGGCGACGATAAGCACAAATCCGCCAAACTgaaaaaagttgaaaagaccgagaaaattttaaaaaatcggAAGGGCAATGAAAAGGATTTAAAGACAAAGCAGAAGAAGCTGAGCAATATTAAAGCAGAAATTAAGCCAGCCggcaaaaagaaaggaaacacaaaaacaaaaagtaaaaatatttaa
- the LOC120284776 gene encoding LOW QUALITY PROTEIN: nucleobindin-2-like (The sequence of the model RefSeq protein was modified relative to this genomic sequence to represent the inferred CDS: inserted 1 base in 1 codon), which yields MAQNVALLGLALIAISASIAALPVTQNKKDHKEAAESSTPATADVETALEYERYLREVVEALEADPEFRKKLDKAPEADIRSGKIAQELDYVNHHVRTKLDEIKRREVERXNQAYELSNDIDRKHLKVSQHLDHDNEHTFEIEDLRKLIQKTSDDLAEADRKRRGEFKEYEMQKEFEREAQKKEMDEESRKKFEAEVKEKEEKHKNHEKLHHPGNKAQLEDVWEKQDHMDKNDFDPKTFFSIHDVDSNGYWDEAEVKALFVKELDKVYQSDLPEDDMRERAEEMERMREHYFQETDMNHDGLISIDEFMVQTNKEEFQKDPEWETIDRQQQYTHEEYLEYERRRQEEVQRLIAQGQLPPHPNMPQGYYAAPPPGGVAYQQAPQGAQLHYQHPDQVHAQQQQQYAQQQQQYAQQYQQQQYGNGQEPVQLQPNQVYQHAGQIPQQQQPVYQNQPVYQQQQPVYQQQQPVQQQQQPVQQQQQPVQQHQQPVQQQQQPVQQQQQPVQQQQQTVQQQQQQQQTAQQQPVAQQVHNQSPPPVQNQQVPVQQQQKQHQESLNQQH from the exons ATGGCGCAGAACGTGGCCTTGCTGGGATTGGCACTGATTGCGATTTCCGCCTCGATTGCCGCCCTGCCCGTGACGCAGAATAAGAAGGATCACAAGGAGGCAGCGGAGTCCTCCACTCCGGCCACCGCCGACGTGGAAACGGCCCTGGAGTACGAGCGCTACCTGCGGGAGGTGGTCGAGGCCCTTGAGGCGGACCCCGAGTTCCGTAAGAAGCTGGACAAGGCGCCCGAGGCCGACATTCGG AGTGGCAAGATCGCACAGGAGCTGGACTACGTGAACCACCATGTACGGACCAAGCTGGACGAGATCAAGCGCCGCGAAGTGGAGC CGAATCAAGCATACGAGCTGTCCAACGACATTGACCGGAAGCACCTGAAGGTGTCTCAGCATCTGGACCACGATAATGAGCATACCTTCGAGATCGAAGATCTGCGAAAGCTAATTCAGAAGACCTCCGACGATCTGGCCGAGGCGGACCGCAAGCGACGTGGCGAGTTCAAGGAGTACGAAATGCAGAAAGAGTTTGAGCGGGAGGCGCAGAAAAAGGAGATGGATGAGGAGTCGCGGAAGAAGTTTGAGGCCGAGGTCAAGGAGAAGGAAGAAAAGCATAAAAACCATGAGAAGCTGCACCACCCCGGCAACAAGGCCCAACTAGAGGATGTGTGGGAGAAGCAGGACCACATGGACAAGAACGACTTTGATCCGAAGACCTTCTTCTCCATCCACGACGTCGACAGCAACGGCTACTGGGACGAGGCTGAGGTCAAAGCTCTGTTTGTCAAGGAACTGGACAAGGTCTATCAGAGTGATCTGCCCGAGGACGATATGAGGGAGCGAGCAGAGGAAATGGAGCGTATGCGCGAGCACTACTTTCAGGAGACGGACATGAACCACGACGGACTGATCAGCATCGACGAGTTCATGGTGCAGACCAACAAGGAAGAATTCCAAAAGGACCCTGAATGGGAGACCATCGACCGACAGCAGCAGTATACACACGAGGAGTATCTGGAGTACGAACGCCGGCGGCAGGAGGAAGTGCAGCGCTTGATTGCTCAGGGCCAGTTGCCGCCGCACCCGAATATGCCACAGGGATACTATGCTGCTCCACCACCAGGAGGCGTGGCCTACCAACAGGCACCACAGGGCGCCCAACTGCACTACCAGCATCCTGACCAAGTAcacgcccagcagcaacagcaatatgcacagcagcaacagcaatatgCCCAGCAataccaacagcagcagtacgGAAACGGACAGGAGCCTGTGCAGCTGCAACCCAACCAGGTTTACCAGCACGCTGGACAGAtcccgcagcaacaacaaccggtGTACCAAAATCAGCCTGTTtatcagcaacagcagcctgtctatcagcagcaacagccagtgcagcagcagcaacagccggtgcaacagcagcaacaacctgtgcaacagcatcagcagcctgtgcaacagcagcagcagcctgtgcaacagcagcagcaaccagttcagcagcagcagcaaactgtgcagcagcagcagcagcagcagcaaactgCCCAACAGCAACCCGTAGCACAACAAGTCCACAATCAGAGTCCTCCGCCCGTTCAGAATCAACAGGTgccagtgcagcagcaacagaaacagcatCAAGAATCATTAAATCAGCAACACTAA
- the LOC120284775 gene encoding probable ATP-dependent RNA helicase DDX52 isoform X4, which yields MEERAVLANIASIITKDLLIDQPSVDINSGIYPLLSFDEDDDEAEIFALMQRKRALASGRKRRISQEPEDQKQDAKMPKLEWHYPELNLLHRYTDAQFESNIHMRKLTFLQALEKTLCGITMPGYPSPPSQTMVSLALWKLSTDEHFEEIARKFRLPWALCQQVVRAFWHCISDNYESFIKWPNSLAAQRSTLQGYQRMDRLRCFRELFGIITLKRLEVFLESEHADVPVVLQLICNAERKIVDCYVELAMEYSFEDSPIGQTLALNPRTMPAGSYLIGNEVFPLKSYLMRPIEAECFRKDAMFNEVSKHEEPVKSEESDNDDEDTTEFRLLDGESSNQPKRKKPKKEKTLSPKELELQRAAEEANETRKQYGIRVLGKNVPPPVDSFGTLTRDFKMLPRLQQNLLSRNFDRPTPIQMQALPVLLQRRALMACAPTGSGKTLAFLTPIIDGLRVHKTTGLRALVLAPTRELAQQIYRECAELTRETGLRTHFISKVSEAKQKHGAECKQRYDILVSTPNRVRFLLQQEPPLLDLSHVEWFVLDEADRLMEEGQNNFKEQLDDIYAACSHPTKCVAFFSATYTVPVAKWALRHLKNLVRITIGVQNSATETVQQELLFVGSEGGKLVAMRDLVRQGLQPPVLVFVQSKERAKQLFEELLYDGINVDVIHAERSQHQRDNCVRAFREGSIWVLICTELMGRGIDFKGVNLVINYDFPPTTISYIHRIGRTGRAGRPGRAITFFTQEDTSNLRSIALIIKNSGGTVPEYMLQMKKVRKSEAKMRAKKPLDREDISTKIRPETKGDDKHKSAKLKKVEKTEKILKNRKGNEKDLKTKQKKLSNIKAEIKPAGKKKGNTKTKSKNI from the exons ATGGAGGAACGCGCTGTGCTCGCCAACATTGCGTCCATAATCACCAAGGATTTGCTGATTGACCAGCCGTCCGTGGACATCAATTCAGGAATTTATCCGCTGTTGTCTttcgacgaggacgacgatgagGCGGAGATTTTCGCTTTGATGCAGCGAAAACGGGCGTTGGCTTCCGGCCGGAAGCGCAGGATCTCCCAAGAACCGGAGGACCAGAAACAGGACGCAAAGATGCCCAAGCTGGAGTGGCACTACCCGGAACTCAACCTACTGCACCGCTACACGGATGCCCAGTTCGAGTCCAACATCCACATGCGCAAGCTAACATTCCTG CAAGCCCTAGAGAAAACTTTATGTGGAATCACGATGCCTGGCTATCCCAGTCCGCCGTCGCAGACCATGGTGTCCTTGGCCCTGTGGAAGCTGTCCACCGACGAGCACTTCGAGGAGATCGCCCGCAAATTTCGACTGCCCTGGGCTCTCTGCCAGCAGGTGGTGCGGGCATTCTGGCACTGCATCTCTGATAATTACGAGAGCTTTATTAAGTGGCCAAACTCACTGGCGGCCCAGCGGAGCACCCTGCAGGGATATCAAAGAATGGACAGACTGCGCTGCTTTCGGGAACTGTTTGGCATCATAACGCTGAAGCGACTGGAAGTATTTCTGGAGTCGGAGCACGCCGATGTGCCGGTGGTGCTCCAGTTAATCTGCAATGCCGAGCGGAAGATCGTCGACTGCTACGTTGAGCTGGCCATGGAGTACAGCTTCGAGGACTCCCCCATTGGCCAGACATTGGCCCTGAATCCGAGGACCATGCCGGCGGGCAGCTATCTCATCGGCAACGAGGTGTTTCCCCTCAAATCCTACCTGATGCGGCCCATTGAGGCCGAGTGCTTCCGCAAGGATGCGATGTTCAACGAAGTTTCTAAACACGAGGAGCCGGTGAAAAGCGAAGAGTCagataatgatgatgaagatACCACAGAGTTCCGTCTCTTGGACGGGGAATCCAGCAACCAACCCAAACGCAAGAAGCCGAAGAAAGAGAAGACACTGTCCCCCAAGGAATTAGAGCTTCAAAGGGCAGCCGAAGAGGCAAACGAGACGCGAAAGCAGTATGGCATTAGGGTGCTGGGCAAGAATGTTCCTCCACCGGTGGACAGTTTCGGAACTTTGACCAGGGACTTTAAGATGCTGCCTCGCCTGCAGCAGAACCTACTGTCCCGCAACTTCGACCGCCCCACGCCGATCCAGATGCAGGCGCTGCCCGTGCTCCTCCAGCGACGAGCGCTAATGGCCTGTGCACCCACTGGATCCGGCAAAACGCTGGCCTTCCTCACACCCATCATCGATGGCCTGAGGGTGCACAAGACAACTGGACTAAGAGCTCTGGTCCTTGCTCCCACTCGCGAGTTGGCGCAGCAAATCTACCGCGAGTGTGCGGAACTCACCCGCGAAACGGGTCTGCGCACCCACTTCATCAGCAAGGTGAGCGAGGCCAAGCAGAAACATGGTGCCGAGTGCAAGCAACGCTACGACATCCTCGTCTCCACGCCAAACCGCGTGAGGTTCCTCCTGCAGCAGGAGCCACCACTGCTGGATTTGTCCCACGTCGAGTGGTTCGTGCTGGACGAAGCAGATCGCCTGATGGAGGAAGGACAAAACAACTTCAAAGAGCAGTTAGACGACATATATGCCGCGTGCTCACATCCAACCAAGTGCGTGGCCTTTTTTAGTGCAACCTACACTGTGCCAGTGGCCAAATGGGCTCTACGTCACCTCAAAAACCTAGTGCGCATAACCATTGGAGTGCAAAATAGCGCCACGGAAACGGTTCAACAGGAGCTGCTGTTCGTCGGTTCCGAGGGCGGTAAGCTGGTGGCCATGCGAGACCTTGTGCGCCAGGGTCTCCAGCCGCCGGTGCTCGTTTTCGTTCAAAGCAAGGAGCGTGCCAAGCAGCTGTTCGAGGAGCTGCTCTACGACGGCATCAACGTGGACGTGATCCATGCTGAAAGGAGTCAACATCAGCGCGACAACTGCGTGAGAGCGTTCCGAGAGGGCAGCATTTGGGTGCTCATCTGTACGGAGCTCATGGGCCGCGGCATTGACTTCAAGGGTGTCAATCTGGTGATCAACTACGACTTCCCGCCCACCACCATCTCGTACATTCATCGGATCGGCAGAACGGGACGCGCTGGACGACCGGGACGCGCAATAACGTTTTTCACACAAGAGGACACGTCCAATTTAAGAAG CATCGCgctcataattaaaaattcggGAGGCACCGTTCCGGAATATAtgctgcaaatgaaaaagGTTCGCAAATCGGAGGCCAAGATGCGAGCCAAGAAACCGTTGGATCGCGAGGACATTTCGACCAAGATACGACCGGAGACGAAAGGCGACGATAAGCACAAATCCGCCAAACTgaaaaaagttgaaaagaccgagaaaattttaaaaaatcggAAGGGCAATGAAAAGGATTTAAAGACAAAGCAGAAGAAGCTGAGCAATATTAAAGCAGAAATTAAGCCAGCCggcaaaaagaaaggaaacacaaaaacaaaaagtaaaaatatttaa